The nucleotide sequence acgtctgtcaatcaatggcaagtttggtttttttttattaactggttttacggctctgggttctagccctttTAAGCTCGGTATTGTGAATTTTGTCCGctggttttagggttttgtacccgaagggcaccaacgggaccctattactaagactccgctgtccgtctgtctgtcaacgggctgtatctcgtgatgcgtaataggtagagagttgaaattttcacaaaatgtgtatttcttgccgctataacaacaaataatattaaatttcaaagtttcaaaactgttgtttcttgtacgatggtacgaaactagGTCAACAAAAAGATATCGAATGCCCTATAGCTTTCGATAAGTAAACATCAAAAATTATCGGACGTTCGACAAATATTATTCGGTTAGGTTGTTGTGAATAGCGTTTGATAGTCGTAATCGAACGATATCTACGTCTGTTCGATTCGTTTTCGGTTTCGACAATTTCACTGTCGATTCGgttattttgaattgaaaatacattttatcgaaCGACAACTTGCCGAATCGATCGACAATTATGCTATCGAAGGGTTCTGAATCGGCCTGCAGGACAAAACAATATCCGTGacacccattctcagtagtagAATATGCGGCGATAACAGCTGATGTCAAACAATATGACCCGAACTTAATCAGTTTTATTGCACTgaatcactgactgactgattctCACGGCGCCGGGAAATAAGACTGGGAGCAGATTGGCTGCTATCgactgaatatttaaaaaaaaacggccaagtgcgagccggactcgcaaacgaaaggttccgtaccatcatacacaTTAGCCACATTTTTTTTGGAGTTTTTCCATTTACGTGTGCTGTAAGACTTTGCTGCTTGCccaattttataattctagATCAATGGGAAATACGCTATCGGTTTTGATTGCCTTGACGAGTCTTGactagacaacaaagtgatcctgtaaggtaTCCTTCTTTGGTTCTTTCCGCCCCATGGTTCACTTACTACCAAGTGCCGTGTAAAGCGAAGAAATCCGGGCGCGATACCCAGAGGAGATCAAATCCTGCCGGTTCTGCAATTTTTGCTAGTCGTGGCTAGTTAGCTCccaaccggcaaagccgtgccaccaagcgatttagcgtttcggtacgatgccatgtagagaccaaaggagtatggctttaatgaaaactgccataccccttcccaggttagactgcatcatcacttaccaccaggtgagattgcagtcaagggcttacatGTATCTTAAACCTGAATACGAAAAAAAAGGTGCTGATTACGCAGCCCTGCTTTTGTTAATTATTGCCGCACAGGGCACTGAACTCATCACCGACGTATACATTAACaaatgtagtaggtacatttacacATTGGAAATGGAATTTCATTGTTAGATTTTTCATGATAACAATAAAACGTCGTCCAATTGACCTTTCGCTTTACCgacctgcctacctacctagctacctGCCTTACATTTCTACCCACCGACCGCTACAGGCTCGTAAAAGAAAATCTTGTAAAGGAGTTCTTAGTAAAACTGTTTACCTACTCTACTTTACCGTAAGAGTTGCGTCATATAGGTATTATGATAAAGCTGGCAAAGCTTGCGACTTCTACCTACTAGCTGATCTGCCCGGTTTTGCTCGGGtgtaattttatattacataatattatatagtttatGTTATAGAACGTTTTCACAAAATTGATTAGTATACGAATGAGAGccaactacgtttgtttggttTGGCTCTCATTTCAACCCAAGCTATGTTTGTTTGACTCTCATTTTcaagccaaactacgtttgtttggctCATTTTCCGTTCAAAAGTCCCTTCCGCTCAGTTCCGAACAAAAATCGTGGACCACAAATCTGTAAAATCAAATATCAATGCCCACTGGCCATCTAATTAAATAAGCAAACGCTAAAACAtgcattaaaaattaattgtttGGCTTAGCAATTTAATGTGTAGTTGGTTGGCTTGAGCCCTTTTTGCGGGACTTCGTGAACTGACTAGTTGTATGGTAACTCTCTTATGAAAACTACTAACTCATACTAAAACCAATACTTTGCAGCGACCTTGACCGAGATACGACGTTCTATCCACTCCCACTAGAAGATGTGGGTTGCGAACGTTTGTTTGACAATTATAAGGAAAAGTGTTCCCGCATATGTGGAAACAAAATAGCTACTCCGTTAAGAAATGAGCTTTTATAAAGTGCATTTTCTTACTTACCTATGTCTTTCTCTTACATTAAGAATTACGTaggatatttttaatgtaaggGTAAAACTCGTACTAGGTTTTTGTTGGAAAGTTTAAAACACAGCACTTCTTTTTTATTCGAACTTTATGGCACATGGcaaaaattatcataaaaatgccaagtgcgagtcggactcgcacatgaaaaGTACCGTATCGTATAAGATATTATActgtacttttaaaaataaaaataaaaatggcggccattttgaaattcgccatcttggtttttattgCTATAAACTATaccggcaatagaaatagggacacactcattgaaaatttcaactctctacctattacagttcatgagatacaacgcgctgacagacagacggacagcggaggctttagtaatagggtccctttgATACgcttcttgtacggaaccctaaaaagtactcAATACTTCTATAAAACACTTATAATTTTCAGCGTTCTGGGCGTTTTTGTACTTCGTGGGATTCTGCTACCTGTCCAACGCTTGGGGCAAGACCGAGACCCCACCGGTGGGCACGGCTAACAACATGCAAGGCGCCATAGCGTTCTGCTTCTTCTCCATATTCGCTTGGGTAAGTATGCTCTCATTCCTAGATCCCATAGCGTATAGTGGTGTTCGGATCTTCcaaaaaaacatcatttttgACTCCATAATCATTTTGATATCTATCtaatgttttttaacccccgacccaaaaagaggggtgttataagtttgacgtgtgtatcagtgtatctgtctgtggcatcgtagctcctaaactattgaaccgattttaatctagttttttttttgttaatctaGTTTAATCTAGTTTGtttttggcttgatcgagagtgttcttagctataattcaagaaaatcggttcagccgtttgaaagttatcagctcttttctagttactgtaaccttcacttgacgggggtgttataaatttttaatttaggtgtACTTTAGGTACACTAAAGCTTTGTTCATATTTAGTTCTAGGTATGCTACAGGTACGCGAACTCACGAGGTATTCCTTATACTTTGAAAGGGTAGCAAGAAAATACCGCGTACTTTACGACCTTCATGTCATAAAGGAACTGTCAAAGTTTACCAGTGTCTAAACAACTGAAAACTTGTGTCAGTATAACAGCAGTAAAGTTTgtaaataaaaccggccaagcaccgagggttccatactcgggtaattgttccgacattttacacgataaatcaaaaactattatgcataaaaataaacaaaaatctgttttagaatatacaggtaaagccctttccacaaattcacggttttcggattacttgtgtaaaggaataaatccgaaagaccgtgctattagacctacctacctgccaaatttcatgattctacgtcaactgGAAGTatcctatcggttttcttgacaaacacgacggacaagcggacggacagacaaacagataacgaagtgatcctataagggttctgtttttccttttgaggtacggaaccctgaaaactaaattaaatgtGGTAACAATATACAACAGGAAGCGCTCCAAAGCgacgccgcgcgtatgtcggcgggcgccggcgcagacggagtccatacttgtataaattcaataacttgcaaatatcacaaacttgacattggctaatcagagtaaagccagatttaaagaaaaaaaaaatatacaacaatattttttaaactataaatAGACTGTTCCATAAACATTTTGAAGGTAGTTTTACTACAACGACCCATAAAGAAACTTGTAAAGTCAAACGTTTTTTACTGCAGGTGGCATGCGCTTTCTTCGCATTCCAACGGTTCCGCATGGGTGCTGATGCGGTGTTCGCCCCTGCCTACGAGGTGGAGGGCGGAGTGGGAAGCCCTGGCTCTTTCCCGGCCTACCCCGGCGCGCCCGACCCGCAGCCCGCCTACAGCGACCCGCCATTCTCGCAGCCACAAAGCGGCGGTAAGTAGCcttcaagcctcaatagctcaacggttaagaagCGGACTgtaatccgaaaggtcggcggttcaaatcccacccgttgcactattgtcgtgcccactcctagcacaagctttacgctaagttggaggggaaaggggaatattagtgatgactaatatggctaatattcttaaaaaaaaactctttgtCTCATAGCTTCGTCTGAGGAGTACACACACAGATTCTTTACCCTTGTGGGAGATGATGTGTACTGCGTCCCAATATACCGTAGGTAACGCCGTATTCTTTCTATTGGTACAAGTCTTGCCAAAATATTGATACACTCTTTATTCcaatctattattataaatgttgttATGTTATTGttaccctggggccatggagtcttagtgtaaaaaaaaaaaatacgagacatttcactgcgattaatagcctcatggggtgacagaagggctggctcattttttgggcaatggatcagcctggctgtccagcgcagaaatgcagccagtgttcttggcaccattccacgcgggcataatttctataataattagataaggctagcttcaagttttattgtaatattttcaataataaaaaaataaaaatgttatcttGTTCATTTCAGGAAACATCGACTACACTGCACCGACGTACTAATCTGGATCGCATTTGACtaacatcatcactttccattatTTTATGTACCaaagttaaaattaatacaTTATAGTTATACAACCACATAAATAGGTGTAATGTCTTTATTTTGCGCATATTATGGAGTTTTTCTTAAACAAACTTGACTctatttaatgaaaaaagtattattttttagtcaCTCATTGCTAAAACTATACTTCGTCCattattctttattattattaacagatGAGGGCAGTTTTTGGCTACTTTTTGGGCTAGAAAAATTCGTGAAGTTGTTTCACGCCTAATTATCCAAACTGGATATTTAATTCAAGAAATTCCAGTTAAATACAGTACAATTCCATAATAACTGTGAGGTCGATATATGATAATTATTTCCTAGAAAAGAATTTCTACCAAAAAACCCCAACTTGGTATGATATGAGTAGCTAGCTGATTACggcaaataaaaaattgaataatgGACCAGAAATAGTTTACTAGAATTCAATACATAAAAAGACATCTGTTATGTATTAATTATAACTTATTGACTTGACCATTGTTTTAATCATGTTACTTTTAAGTAccaaagtatatttttataatttatttttagaaatactgtccaatttagtttataatttattttgttagtttTCATAAGGGCCTCTTTTCACCATTTTACTAAAGACACAAATATTCCGAGTAACTGGGTAGTTAAAACGGAGTATATCACAAAGTTAAACTGTACAGGAACATCTAAAAAAGTGGTGAATCTGCCTATATTTTTCCATTAATCTCgaatattcaatttattttcgaattattaataagtaatatttctaataataacttaattaatattactaAATAGAACATTTAGGTTTTGCTTCATGGTACCTGCTTCTAGGTATATACGACAATATCACCagtaatgtaaaataataaaccatattattatgtaaatatcataaaaaaatacctacctgagAGCTGgtgaatgatttttttaagaaatttaatattgatttttattttcaataaaaaaatattttacgacACGAGATTTTGAGATtctggaaaaataaaaaactatgattttcatttcttgtaatATAAACTTaagatttaataaaaagttaaaaatcttTCACCAGGCctcaaattataaatatttatcagACTTACTTTTTTGCGTGATTGTGATAATTTTTTCTTCTTCGATCGTTACCATTTTCACACTTGTGCCATGTAATATGTGTCATTCATGCTCTACGCATGATGTTTGAAATCATATAGATATAAAAactcttaataataatttaatt is from Maniola jurtina chromosome 14, ilManJurt1.1, whole genome shotgun sequence and encodes:
- the LOC123872136 gene encoding synaptogyrin codes for the protein METAGAYGGGKAGGAFDPQAFVQRPAVIVRAVCWLFSVIVMGCISAKGWYISKTDGKEYCVYNDDTNACNYGVGISVIAFVASVGFIVGEYLFDQMSSVKTRKHYVLADMGFSAFWAFLYFVGFCYLSNAWGKTETPPVGTANNMQGAIAFCFFSIFAWVACAFFAFQRFRMGADAVFAPAYEVEGGVGSPGSFPAYPGAPDPQPAYSDPPFSQPQSGGNIDYTAPTY